The DNA window GAGAAAATCTGTCGTGCGGTTAATAATAAATATTACCGGTTTATCTTGCCATAACAATTGCCCATTGCGATAGCTGGTTTCTTCAGGGCTACCTATCGCAGTTTCATAGCCTTGGTCTTGGAGAAGTTTTTGTAATAAATACAGCTCTTCTTTGAATTTACTATGCTGAAGAATTTCAGCTTGTTCTAGTATTAGGAATACTCCTTGAGGTTGAGTTTTAAAAAAATGATGAAGCTCTTGCTCAATGCAGGCAAGGATTTTATCTTTTAACCGAGTAAAAGATAGAGCTGATTTAATACCTACCGCTTGATCTGGGTGAAAAGCTAAATGATATTGCTCATTGATAATTCCTGCATAAAATAATCCTGATCCATTGTCATTAAACTCAATGATTTGAGGTTTCTCACCGGGAGGAATATGAAAATCCCACGCACTGAAAAAACAAGATTCTAATCGCCTGTGTTGAGCAATTTCTGGCATGGTTTGGGTAACTCCAGCCTGCCAGCTTGGTCGAGTGGTGACTTGCTCAAATACCTTAACAACCGTTTTAATTTCTTCAAATGCTTGCCAAGAGATAATTTGGGCTTCAGAAACGACAGAGAAATCATCAGGAACAGAAGGCATTCCTGCTGCTTTAAGGGCTATGAAAAACTGATCTATAGCGGTAGGCATCTAGGTTGTTGCTTGCTGGATAATATTCACTGCTTCTTCTGTTTTATCTACGATCTGTAGCACCTCAATATCTTTAGGGCTAATAGTCCCTTCTTTTACCATGGTCTCATGGGCAAAATGAATCAAATGCTGCCAAAAAGCCTTATCCATCGCAATCACAGGGAATTGTTCTAACTTTCCTGTTTGAATCAGGGTAGTAATTTCGAATACTTCATTCAAGGTACCAAATCCACCGGGCATAATGATAAAAGCAGTAGAGTATTTTACCAGCATTAATTTACGGACAAAAAAATGCTCAAACTCAATAAATTTATCAAGATAAGGATTAGGGCTTTGTTCATGACCTTCAGGTAAGAGGATATTACATCCCAAGCTTAAACCCCCAGATTCTTTTGCGCCCCGATTAGCCGCTTCCATCACTCCGGGACCTCCTCCGGTAATAACTCCATAACCTGCGGTGGCTAATGCTTTACCAAGTTCTCTTGCTAATTGGTAATAACGATGCCCTTCTGCAAAACGAGCCGAACCAAATACAGTTACACAGGGTTGGCGTAAATCTTTAAAACTCTCAAAACCACGTAGAAACTCTAAAAAATAAATCACCGCATTTTCAAGATCTGAATGACTATGGCAATGCCTGCCTGAGAAAAATTTCTTTTCTGATCCAGCCACTTTTTCAAGCAAGGAAGAATATGCAGCGTTAATTACATCACTTTTCATAGGAAATTTTTAACATAACTTTGAAGTACCTTTTACAATAAATAGCTAAGCACTATCATACCGTAGCCCATAGAGATTTATTAGAGTTTAAGAAAATCCTTTAGCTAGTTAAACAAAATAACCATCTTAATTTTAATATTCATCATGATGAATGCACTACACTAAACGATCTCTGGCTTAGTGTGTGCTTTGATTAACCCGGCGTGAAACTGCCTCTGCACTCTCAACCCGTTCTGAATAACGATCAGTAAGATAAGTGGTACGACTACGTATAAGCCAAATGAACTTCACTAATTCCTCACATACATCGACAATGCGTAGATACAGCGGTGATGGTTTCATGCGACCTGCGTCGTCGAACTCCACAAATGCTTTAGGTACCGAAGACTGGTTAGGAATAGTGATCATTCGCATCCAACGACCAAGAATCCGTAATTGGTTGACTGCGTTGAAGCTCTGACTACCACCGGATACTTCCATAACAGCAAGTGTTTTGCCCTGAGTGGGGCGAACACCACCCAATGCTAATGGTATCCAATCAATTTGAGTTTTCATAACGCCAGTCATAGCACCATGGCGTTCTGGGGTTACCCACATCATACCATCCGACCATTCGACTAAACTACGTAACTCTCTGACTTTGGGATGATCAGATTCTGCATCATCTGGTAGTGGTAACCCAGAAGGATTGAAGGTACGTACATCACACCCATACCAACGCAGTAGTTTACTAGCTTCCTCTGAAGCCAAACGAGAATAGGAGCGTTTTCTAAGAGAACCATAGAGTACAAGGATTTTTGGGGGATGGCGAGATGCTCCCGGTGCAATTAATCTATCGATATCAATCGGATGTAATTGCTTCGGATCGATATTAGGAAGACTGTCAATGGTAGTAATATCGCTCATTGTTTATCTTGCTTTAGCGTAATACATAATTTTATTCTTTATTGGTTTTACTGGAGATTTCAATCATCTATTCGAGTCTGCAGTAAATTAGCGATTCTATAAATAACCTTATTTCTCATCTTGGGTTTCGAGACAACTACACTGCGGAACCATAAATGACTCACAGATCTCCGGATGATTCGCACAACAATCATGCACAAGAAACTGTATCGTCTCGTTCATGTGCTTCAAATTTGCATGATAGATAATTGATCGACTCCGTCGCTGCGAAACTACCCAACCTGATCGCAAAAGTACTGAAAGATGAGCAGACATTGTATTATGTGGTACGGATAATCGGCGTGCGATCTCACCGGCGGCAAGCCCTTGAGGCTCTTCACGCACAAGAAGACGGAGTGCTTTCAAGCGAGTTTCTTGTGAGAGGGCAGCAAAACTATCAATAGCATTATATATGTCCATATGTCATATATTATTGACATAATACATATATGTCAATTTTTGTGACGCCTGGTCAGTCATTAGATTGAGATCAAGCGTTCCAAAGAATGATAAAAGATGCCAAAATGCTTAAAGCAGACCATTATTAATGTTTGATTTAACACCAGCATGATTATGGCAGGTGCCTCAGAGGTGAGGACCTATGGTACTGCAGTTAAAGTAATTGATGTGCTTTGAATATTGTCTCTCTAGCATCTAAACTTATGGATTTAATCTCCAAACTCATTGCCATCATAGAAATTGTCATTCTTCTTAGTATTCCGATTATTCTTATTTTTTTGGTTAGACAACGAATGGAAGATAAGAAAAAAGAAACCTTTGAGGATCGGGACTGGTAAAGGTACGGTAACACTTTATCCTAAATAGGATTTAGACTAAATAGAGTATTTTAGCAATGAACCAAATATTAGTTATTTTACAACTTCTTGCCATATCCCTTTGTGTTCTCCCGTTTGATAATACTCCGGGTATCCACTTAGGTTTATATTTATAAAGTAATTCTCTATATCTATGAAAATATTATAACTAACATGATTACAAATCTGTTTAAAGTATTTTTACTGGCTACTTGGACTATTGGGATAGC is part of the Candidatus Nitrosacidococcus sp. I8 genome and encodes:
- a CDS encoding TIGR00730 family Rossman fold protein; amino-acid sequence: MKSDVINAAYSSLLEKVAGSEKKFFSGRHCHSHSDLENAVIYFLEFLRGFESFKDLRQPCVTVFGSARFAEGHRYYQLARELGKALATAGYGVITGGGPGVMEAANRGAKESGGLSLGCNILLPEGHEQSPNPYLDKFIEFEHFFVRKLMLVKYSTAFIIMPGGFGTLNEVFEITTLIQTGKLEQFPVIAMDKAFWQHLIHFAHETMVKEGTISPKDIEVLQIVDKTEEAVNIIQQATT
- a CDS encoding ArsR/SmtB family transcription factor; this encodes MREEPQGLAAGEIARRLSVPHNTMSAHLSVLLRSGWVVSQRRSRSIIYHANLKHMNETIQFLVHDCCANHPEICESFMVPQCSCLETQDEK
- the arsH gene encoding arsenical resistance protein ArsH, with protein sequence MSDITTIDSLPNIDPKQLHPIDIDRLIAPGASRHPPKILVLYGSLRKRSYSRLASEEASKLLRWYGCDVRTFNPSGLPLPDDAESDHPKVRELRSLVEWSDGMMWVTPERHGAMTGVMKTQIDWIPLALGGVRPTQGKTLAVMEVSGGSQSFNAVNQLRILGRWMRMITIPNQSSVPKAFVEFDDAGRMKPSPLYLRIVDVCEELVKFIWLIRSRTTYLTDRYSERVESAEAVSRRVNQSTH